In Candidatus Sulfurimonas marisnigri, a single genomic region encodes these proteins:
- a CDS encoding ABC transporter permease, with protein MELIPAQNLLYMLLPLSLVWYFYYKWIDNSKEVLYASSRMVVQLFLIGYALVYIFENDSWYIGLLIIVIMITMSSFIALRNLQDKSLHVYSVIVFAIAIGGTINLVLVIKFVLELSPFYEPRYVIPIAGMIYANSMNAVSLGAERYEKELIISTYEQARKVALKASLIPKINTFLAVGIVSLPGMMTGQILSGVDPLIAVRYQIVVMAMIFSSAGISVVLYLLMLNKQK; from the coding sequence ATGGAATTAATTCCAGCTCAAAACCTACTTTATATGCTTCTTCCTCTCTCGTTAGTATGGTACTTTTATTATAAATGGATAGACAATAGCAAAGAAGTACTCTATGCAAGCAGCAGAATGGTGGTTCAACTATTCCTAATTGGCTATGCATTAGTATATATTTTTGAGAATGATTCATGGTATATAGGTCTTTTAATAATTGTTATTATGATTACAATGTCGAGCTTTATAGCTTTAAGAAATCTGCAGGACAAATCTCTTCATGTATACTCTGTAATAGTTTTTGCTATAGCAATCGGAGGAACTATAAATCTTGTTTTAGTTATAAAATTTGTATTGGAGCTATCTCCATTTTATGAACCAAGGTACGTCATACCAATCGCAGGTATGATATATGCAAACTCTATGAATGCTGTGTCTCTAGGCGCAGAGAGATATGAAAAAGAGTTAATAATTTCAACATATGAGCAAGCAAGAAAAGTTGCCTTAAAAGCTTCATTAATACCTAAGATAAATACATTTTTAGCAGTTGGGATTGTTTCACTTCCCGGTATGATGACAGGACAAATTCTTTCAGGTGTGGACCCTTTGATTGCTGTTAGATACCAGATAGTTGTAATGGCAATGATTTTTTCAAGTGCTGGAATTAGTGTAGTCTTATATCTTCTTATGCTAAATAAGCAAAAGTAG